One window of the Benincasa hispida cultivar B227 chromosome 3, ASM972705v1, whole genome shotgun sequence genome contains the following:
- the LOC120073744 gene encoding isocitrate dehydrogenase [NAD] regulatory subunit 1, mitochondrial: MARRSLPILKQLLSKSPSSENPALFSSCFKSTIDAQNRSVTYMPRPGDGAPRAVTLIPGDGIGPLVTGAVEQVMDAMHAPVYFEKFDVHGDMKKVPQEVIDSIKKNKVCLKGGLVTPVGGGVSSLNVQLRKELDLYASLVNCFNLPGLPTRHENVDIVVIRENTEGEYSGLEHEVVPGVVESLKVITKFCSERIAKYAFEYAYLNNRKKVTAVHKANIMKLADGLFLESCREVATKYPGIKYNEVIVDNCCMQLVSKPEQFDVMVTPNLYGNLVANTAAGIAGGTGVMPGGNVGADHAVFEQGASAGNVGNERLVEQKKANPVALLLSSAMMLRHLQFPSFADRLETAVKKVIFEGKYRTKDLGGQSTTQEVVDAVIAALD, translated from the exons ATGGCTCGAAGATCCTTACCGATCCTCAAGCAGCTCCTCTCTAAATCCCCCTCTTCCGAGAATCCTGCCCTTTTTTCCTCATGTTTCAAATCCACAATCGACGCTCAAAATCGATCCGTCACTTACATGCCCCGACCCGGAGACGGCGCCCCTCGTGCCGTTACTTTGATTCCCGGAGACGGAATTGGCCCCTTGGTTACTGGCGCCGTCGAGCAAGTCATGGATGCGATGCACGCCCCTGTGTATTTCGAGAAGTTTGATGTTCATGGAGATATGAAGAAGGTGCCCCAAGAAGTAATTGACTCGATTAAGAAGAACAAAGTGTGTTTGAAGGGAGGATTGGTGACCCCTGTTGGTGGTGGTGTGAGTTCGTTGAATGTGCAACTGAGGAAAGAGCTTGATCTTTATGCGTCGCTTGTGAATTGTTTTAATCTTCCTGGGCTTCCTACTAGGCATGAGAATGTCGATATTGTTGTGATTAGGGAGAATACAGAGGGTGAGTACTCTGGTTTGGAGCACGAGGTCGTTCCTGGCGTCGTGGAAAGCCTTAAG GTGATAACAAAGTTCTGTTCTGAGCGCATTGCTAAATATGCTTTTGAGTATGCTTACCTGAACAACAGAAAGAAAGTTACAGCTGTGCACAAAGCAAATATCATGAAGCTTGCAGATGGTCTATTTCTAGAATCTTGTCGAGAGGTTGCCACAAAGTATCCTGGAATAAAGTACAATGAAGTTATTGTTGACAACTGCTGCATGCAACTTGTCTCAAAGCCTGAGCAATTTGATGTTATG GTGACACCCAATCTTTATGGAAATCTCGTAGCAAACACAGCTGCTGGTATTGCAGGTGGAACAGGAGTTATGCCGGGAG GCAATGTTGGTGCTGATCATGCTGTTTTTGAGCAAGGAGCTTCAGCAGGAAATGTGGGGAATGAAAGGCTAGTGGAACAAAAGAAGGCAAACCCTGTGGCGCTGCTCTTATCATCTGCCATGATGCTGAGACATCTCCAGTTCCCTTCTTTTGCCGATCGATTAGAAACAGCGGTTAAGAAGGTGATATTCGAAGGCAAGTACCGGACCAAGGACCTTGGTGGACAGAGCACGACGCAGGAGGTTGTTGATGCAGTTATAGCTGCTTTAGATTGA
- the LOC120073821 gene encoding probable acyl-activating enzyme 1, peroxisomal, whose amino-acid sequence MNRFLHNHLFRSVLSLNRALWTRNFPSNRRGFSDLPESWKSMMGLVRCPANDVPLSPISFLERTAKVYRDTPSIVYGSMSFTWEETYDRCLKLASAMTQLGISSGQVVATLAPNVPAMYELHFAVPMVGAILCTLNARHDSSMVSVLLRHSEAKIIFVDYQLFEVACEAIQLLERGDSEPPKLVLILDSEHGSSPASLSSNVYEYESLIASGSCDFEVRKPKSEWDPISINYTSGTTSMPKGVVYSHRGAYLNSLATVLLGGMGSMPVYLWTCPMFHCNGWCLTWGVAAQGGTNLCLRKVLPKTIFENIALHNVTHMAGAPTVLNMIVNSQVSDRRLLPNKVDVLTGGSPPPPQVLAKMEEMGFRICHLYGLTETYGPGTYCTWKPMWDGLPSNERSRIRARQGVHHVGLEEVDVRDPVTMASVPADGKTMGEIMFRGNTVMSGYFKNQKATEEAFKGGWFHSGDAAVKHLDHYIEVKDRLKDVIISGGENISTVEVETVLFGHPSVLEAAVVARPDDHWGETPCAFVVLKEGCNVTAQQLIDYCRDRLPHYMAPRSIIFQDLPKTSTGKVQKFILRERAKAMGSLS is encoded by the exons ATGAATCGGTTTCTTCACAACCACTTGTTCCGTTCAGTATTGAGCTTGAACAGAGCGCTTTGGACTCGGAATTTCCCTTCAAACCGTCGTGGTTTCTCTGATTTGCCCGAGTCTTGGAAATCCATGATGGGTTTGGTTCGATGCCCTGCGAACGATGTCCCCCTGTCGCCGATAAGCTTTTTGGAACGAACAGCCAAAGTTTACAGAGACACACCCTCGATTGTCTACGGTTCTATGTCGTTTACTTGGGAAGAAACCTATGATCGGTGTCTCAAATTAGCTTCTGCGATGACCCAGCTTGGGATTTCCTCTGGCCAAGTG GTTGCAACTCTGGCTCCTAACGTTCCTGCCATGTATGAGCTGCACTTTGCTGTTCCCATGGTTGGTGCTATTCTTTGCACCTTGAATGCTCGCCATGATTCATCTATGGTGTCAGTCTTGCTGAGGCATTCAGAAGCCAAGATCATTTTTGTTGATTATCAGTTGTTTGAAGTTGCTTGTGAGGCAATTCAGCTTCTTGAACGAGGAGATTCAGAACCTCCTAAGCTAGTTTTAATTCTTGATTCTGAACATGGTTCATCACCAGCTTCGTTATCTTCTAATGTTTATGAATATGAAAGTCTGATTGCATCTGGGAGTTGTGACTTTGAGGTTCGAAAACCGAAAAGCGAATGGGATCCAATTAGTATAAACTACACTTCAGGCACCACATCTATGCCCAAAGGGGTTGTTTATAGTCATAGAGGTGCCTATCTCAATTCGTTGGCCACGGTTCTACTCGGTGGAATGGGGTCGATGCCAGTTTACCTTTGGACTTGTCCTATGTTTCATTGCAATGGATGGTGCCTTACTTGGGGAGTTGCAGCTCAAGGTGGTACGAATCTTTGTCTCAGAAAAGTCTTACCTAAGACAATATTTGAGAACATAGCTTTGCACAATGTCACACACATGGCTGGTGCACCTACCGTCTTGAACATGATCGTGAACTCTCAAGTGAGTGACCGCAGGCTACTTCCGAACAAGGTGGATGTCTTGACTGGCGGTTCACCACCTCCCCCGCAGGTACTCGCTAAGATGGAAGAGATGGGATTCCGAATCTGTCACTTGTATGGTCTAACTGAGACATATGGGCCTGGGACGTATTGCACATGGAAGCCAATGTGGGATGGTCTTCCTTCTAATGAAAGATCAAGGATTCGAGCACGTCAAGGCGTCCATCACGTTGGACTGGAGGAGGTGGATGTAAGAGATCCCGTGACGATGGCGAGTGTCCCGGCTGATGGCAAAACAATGGGAGAGATAATGTTTAGAGGGAACACTGTGATGAGTGGATACTTCAAAAACCAGAAAGCAACAGAGGAAGCTTTCAAGGGAGGGTGGTTTCACAGTGGAGATGCTGCTGTAAAACACCTCGATCACTATATCGAAGTAAAGGATCGCTTGAAGGACGTCATTATCTCGGGTGGTGAAAATATAAGCACGGTCGAGGTTGAAACTGTTTTGTTCGGTCATCCATCAGTTCTAGAGGCTGCTGTTGTAGCTCGCCCTGATGATCATTGGGGAGAGACACCTTGTGCATTCGTCGTATTGAAGGAAGGATGCAATGTAACTGCTCAACAACTTATTGATTACTGTCGGGATCGTTTGCCGCATTACATGGCTCCTCGATCgataatatttcaagatttgcCAAAGACTTCAACTGGAAAGGTACAAAAGTTCATTTTGAGGGAAAGAGCTAAGGCTATGGGAAGCCTTTCTTGA
- the LOC120073822 gene encoding LOW QUALITY PROTEIN: endochitinase A-like (The sequence of the model RefSeq protein was modified relative to this genomic sequence to represent the inferred CDS: inserted 1 base in 1 codon) — MKKIYALLIFLSFALLLLGGSAEQCGRXAGGAVCPIGLCCSQFGWCGTSDAYCGPGCQSRCRRTNPTPMPKPTPTRGGGDISRLINREAFNQMLKYSNDPRCPSNGFYSYDAFLNAAQFFSGFATTGDDATRKRELAAFFGQTSHETSGGWPTAPDGPYAWGYCFIRELNRNGYCSPSSQWPCAPGQQYYGRGPIQISYNYNYGQAGGALGLDLLSNPDLVATDAVVALKTAIWFWMTPQGNKPSCHDVINGRWQPSNSDRAVGRFLGYGVITNIINGGVECGGRATNAVTSRIGFYKRYCDLLGISYGDNLDCKHQSSFA; from the exons ATGAAGAAGATTTATGCATTATTGATTTTCCTATCTTTTGCTTTGTTATTGTTGGGAGGCTCCGCTGAGCAATGTGGTC AGGCCGGTGGCGCTGTTTGCCCGATCGGGCTGTGTTGTAGCCAATTTGGGTGGTGCGGCACCTCGGATGCCTACTGTGGACCAGGCTGCCAAAGTCGATGTCGTCGTACAAACCCGACTCCGATGCCGAAACCAACTCCTACACGTGGCGGAGGCGATATCAGTAGGCTAATCAATCGGGAGGCTTTCAACCAAATGCTTAAGTATAGTAATGATCCAAGATGTCCTAGCAATGGATTCTACAGCTACGATGCTTTTCTTAATGCAGCTCAATTCTTTAGTGGTTTTGCTACAACTGGAGATGATGCTACTCGTAAGAGAGAGTTGGCAGCTTTCTTTGGCCAAACTTCTCATGAAACTAGTG GAGGATGGCCAACCGCACCCGATGGTCCATATGCATGGGGATATTGTTTCATAAGAGAACTCAATCGGAATGGTTATTGCTCACCTAGCTCACAATGGCCTTGTGCTCCTGGCCAGCAATATTATGGACGTGGACCCATCCAAATCTCTTA CAACTATAATTACGGACAAGCTGGTGGAGCATTGGGATTGGACTTACTTAGCAACCCAGATTTGGTAGCTACAGATGCAGTGGTAGCATTGAAGACAGCGATTTGGTTTTGGATGACACCACAAGGAAACAAACCATCATGTCACGATGTTATCAACGGTCGATGGCAGCCGTCAAATTCTGATAGAGCTGTTGGAAGATTCCTTGGTTACGGTGTCATTACCAACATCATTAATGGTGGAGTTGAATGCGGAGGTCGTGCTACTAATGCTGTGACTAGTAGAATTGGATTTTACAAAAGGTACTGCGACTTATTAGGTATTAGTTATGGAGACAACTTGGATTGCAAGCATCAAAGTTCTTTTGCTTAA
- the LOC120073457 gene encoding isocitrate dehydrogenase [NAD] regulatory subunit 3, mitochondrial-like, giving the protein MVPGILLEGQYSNLRQTRGAVGGWGEVTPNLYGNLVANTAAGIAGGTGVMPGGNVVLIMLFLSRSFSRKCGNERLGGTKEGKPCGAALIICHDARHLQFPSFADRLETAVKKVIFEGKYRTKDLGGQSTTQEVVDAVIAALD; this is encoded by the exons ATGGTGCCAGGAATTCTTTTAGAGGGACAGTATTCTAACCTAAGACAAACGCGGGGGGCGGTGGGTGGGTGGGGCGAG GTGACACCCAATCTTTATGGAAATCTCGTAGCAAACACAGCTGCTGGTATTGCAGGTGGAACAGGAGTTATGCCGGGAG GCAATGTGGTGCTGATCATGCTGTTTTTGAGCAGGAGCTTCAGCAGGAAATGTGGGAATGAAAGGCTAGGTGGAACAAAAGAAGGCAAACCCTGTGGCGCTGCTCTTATCATCTGCCATGATGCTAGACATCTCCAGTTCCCTTCTTTTGCCGATCGATTAGAAACAGCGGTTAAGAAGGTGATATTCGAAGGCAAGTACCGGACCAAGGACCTTGGTGGACAGAGCACGACGCAGGAGGTTGTTGATGCAGTTATAGCTGCTTTAGATTGA